One genomic segment of Theobroma cacao cultivar B97-61/B2 chromosome 6, Criollo_cocoa_genome_V2, whole genome shotgun sequence includes these proteins:
- the LOC18595416 gene encoding probable CCR4-associated factor 1 homolog 7, with product MSLLPKGDSIQIREVWNDNLEEEFALIREIVDDYPYVAMDTEFPGVVLRPLGNFKNSYDYHYQTLKDNVDMLKLIQLGLTFSDEEGNLPTCGTDKYCIWQFNFCEFNVNEDVFANDSIELLRQSGIDFKKNNEKGIDAMRFGELLMSSGIVLNDSVHWVTFHSGYDFGYLLKLLTCQNLPDTQAGFFSLINIYFPTLYDIKHLMKFSNSLYGGLNKLAELLEVERVGICHQAGSDSLLTSCTFRKLKENFFSGSLEKYSGVLYGLGVENGQSN from the coding sequence ATGTCTTTGCTGCCGAAGGGCGATTCAATCCAAATCCGTGAGGTCTGGAACGATAACCTTGAGGAAGAATTCGCTTTGATTCGTgaaatagttgatgactacccCTACGTTGCCATGGACACCGAGTTTCCAGGCGTTGTGTTGCGTCCGTTGGGCAATTTCAAGAACAGCTATGATTATCACTACCAAACTTTGAAAGACAATGTCGATATGTTAAAGTTGATTCAATTGGGTCTTACGTTTTCCGACGAGGAAGGAAACTTGCCTACATGTGGAACTGACAAGTATTGCATTTGGCAATTCAATTTCTGCGAGTTTAATGTCAATGAGGATGTGTTTGCTAATGATTCTATTGAGCTTTTGAGGCAAAGTGGGATTgatttcaagaaaaacaatgaGAAGGGTATTGATGCAATGAGGTTTGGTGAGCTTTTGATGTCTTCTGGGATCGTTTTGAATGACAGTGTGCATTGGGTTACTTTCCATAGTGGTTATGATTTCGGGTACTTGCTTAAGCTCTTGACTTGTCAGAATTTGCCGGATACACAAGCTGGGTTCTTTAGTTTGATCAATATTTACTTTCCTACCCTTTATGATATCAAGCATTTGATGAAGTTTAGCAACAGTCTGTACGGTGGATTGAACAAGCTTGCAGAGTTGTTGGAAGTAGAAAGAGTTGGGATTTGTCATCAAGCAGGTTCGGATAGTTTGCTCACATCTTGTACATTCAGgaaattgaaagagaatttCTTTAGTGGCTCTTTGGAAAAGTATTCTGGTGTGTTGTATGGTTTAGGTGTTGAGAATGGACAGAgtaattga